The Lonsdalea populi genome window below encodes:
- the dnaJ gene encoding molecular chaperone DnaJ: MAKQDYYETLGVAKSADEREIKKAYKRLAMKFHPDRNPGDSSAEAKFKEVKEAYEVLSDSQKRAAYDQYGHAAFEQGGMGGGGGGGGADFSDIFGDVFGDIFGGGRRQRASRGSDLRYNMDLTLEEAVRGVTKEIRIPTLEECDVCHGNGSRPGSSPATCPTCHGNGQVQMRQGFFTVQQACPHCHGRGKIIKDPCVKCHGHGRMEKSKTLSVKIPAGVDTGDRIRLSGEGEAGEMGAPAGDLYVQVQVKQHPIFQREENNLYCEVPINFAMAALGGEIEVPTLDGRVKLKVPAETQTGKLFRMRGRGVKSVRGGAQGDLLCRVVVETPVSLNERQKELLQELEQSFGGPSGERNSPRSKSFFDGVKKFFDDLTR; this comes from the coding sequence ATGGCTAAGCAAGACTACTACGAAACGTTAGGCGTTGCGAAAAGCGCGGATGAACGTGAAATCAAGAAGGCGTACAAGCGCCTGGCGATGAAATTTCACCCGGACCGTAACCCCGGTGACAGCAGTGCTGAAGCCAAATTTAAAGAAGTCAAAGAAGCCTACGAAGTGCTGAGCGATTCGCAGAAACGCGCCGCATACGATCAGTACGGTCACGCTGCGTTCGAACAAGGCGGCATGGGCGGCGGTGGCGGCGGCGGCGGCGCAGACTTCAGCGATATTTTTGGCGACGTTTTCGGCGACATTTTCGGTGGCGGACGCCGTCAACGCGCGAGCCGCGGCTCAGACCTACGTTACAATATGGATCTGACTTTGGAAGAAGCCGTGCGTGGCGTCACCAAAGAGATCCGTATTCCGACGCTGGAAGAGTGTGATGTTTGTCATGGCAACGGCTCCCGACCAGGGAGCTCGCCGGCGACCTGTCCAACCTGTCATGGCAACGGTCAGGTGCAGATGCGTCAGGGCTTCTTCACCGTGCAGCAGGCCTGTCCGCACTGTCACGGTCGCGGCAAGATCATCAAAGATCCGTGCGTGAAATGTCACGGTCACGGCCGTATGGAAAAAAGCAAAACGCTGTCGGTTAAAATTCCGGCGGGCGTGGATACGGGTGACCGCATTCGTCTCTCTGGCGAAGGCGAAGCCGGCGAGATGGGCGCGCCAGCAGGCGATCTGTACGTACAGGTCCAGGTGAAACAGCACCCGATCTTCCAGCGTGAAGAAAACAACCTTTACTGCGAAGTGCCGATCAACTTTGCGATGGCGGCGTTGGGCGGCGAAATCGAAGTGCCGACGCTGGATGGCCGCGTGAAGCTGAAAGTGCCGGCGGAAACGCAGACCGGCAAGCTGTTCAGAATGCGCGGCAGGGGCGTGAAGTCCGTTCGCGGCGGCGCTCAGGGCGACCTGTTGTGTCGCGTTGTGGTAGAAACGCCGGTCAGCCTGAACGAGCGCCAGAAAGAGCTGCTGCAGGAGCTGGAACAGAGCTTTGGCGGACCTTCCGGCGAGCGTAACAGCCCGCGCTCGAAAAGCTTTTTCGACGGTGTGAAGAAGTTCTTCGACGATTTGACCCGCTAG
- the nhaA gene encoding Na+/H+ antiporter NhaA, translating to MIRLLRRFARLDAAAGMTLIAATLLALLMANIPLTASGYDKVLTTPFDVKLGEMSIHASLLHVINDGLMTLFFLIVGLEVKRELMVGALASRRQALLPIAAALGGMVVPALIYLAINAADAHTRVGWAIPTATDIAFAVGVLVLLGKRVPPGLKVFLLALAIIDDLGAILVIALFYTQQLHGLALLGAALSTLVLAYLNWRQVMNTPAYLLVGAVVWLCVLLSGVHATLAGVVVGFLIPLRAPAGQPSPAKALEHQLSGWVAFLIIPLFAFANAGIALQGVDAEQMLSPLTVGIAAGLLIGKPLGIMLFSGVVTALGLATLPAGVNFRQLSAVSVLCGIGFTMSIFITLLSFGGEADAATVLYAKLAILVTSLAAGVLGFIALRIALPAVS from the coding sequence ATGATAAGGCTATTGCGCCGGTTCGCCCGGCTGGATGCGGCGGCGGGAATGACGCTGATTGCTGCAACGCTGTTGGCGTTGCTGATGGCGAATATACCGCTGACGGCGAGCGGATACGACAAAGTACTCACGACGCCGTTCGATGTGAAGCTGGGAGAGATGAGCATTCATGCCTCGCTGCTGCATGTGATCAACGATGGCCTGATGACGCTGTTTTTCCTGATAGTAGGGCTTGAGGTTAAACGTGAGCTAATGGTTGGCGCATTGGCCAGCCGTCGTCAGGCGTTGTTACCCATTGCTGCCGCCCTTGGCGGGATGGTGGTCCCTGCGCTGATCTATCTGGCTATCAACGCGGCAGATGCGCATACGCGGGTAGGATGGGCGATCCCGACGGCAACGGACATCGCCTTCGCGGTCGGAGTTTTGGTCCTGCTGGGTAAACGGGTGCCGCCGGGACTGAAAGTTTTCCTGCTGGCGCTGGCGATCATTGACGATCTCGGGGCGATTCTGGTGATCGCGCTGTTTTACACTCAGCAGTTGCATGGGCTGGCGCTGCTGGGGGCGGCGCTGTCGACGCTGGTTTTGGCGTATTTAAATTGGCGGCAGGTCATGAATACGCCCGCCTATTTATTGGTGGGTGCCGTTGTGTGGCTCTGCGTTCTTCTGTCAGGCGTGCATGCCACGCTGGCGGGCGTGGTGGTCGGATTCCTAATCCCGCTGCGCGCGCCGGCTGGGCAACCGTCGCCTGCGAAAGCGCTTGAACACCAATTGAGCGGCTGGGTCGCTTTTCTGATTATCCCGCTGTTTGCCTTCGCCAACGCGGGTATCGCGCTACAGGGCGTAGACGCAGAGCAGATGCTCTCGCCGCTCACGGTGGGCATAGCCGCTGGTCTGCTGATAGGAAAACCGCTGGGTATTATGTTGTTCAGCGGCGTGGTGACCGCGCTGGGGCTGGCGACATTACCGGCAGGCGTGAACTTTCGTCAGCTCAGTGCGGTATCAGTGCTGTGCGGCATTGGCTTTACGATGTCCATTTTCATCACACTCCTGTCTTTTGGCGGTGAGGCGGATGCGGCGACGGTGCTGTATGCGAAACTCGCGATTCTGGTGACCTCGTTGGCGGCTGGCGTGTTGGGTTTTATCGCTTTGCGTATTGCGCTGCCAGCGGTGTCTTAG
- the rpsT gene encoding 30S ribosomal protein S20, with amino-acid sequence MANIKSAKKRAVQSEKRRKHNASRRSMMRTFIKKVYAAIATGDKEAALKAFNEMQPIVDRQASKGLIHKNKAARHKSNLIAQINALQ; translated from the coding sequence TTGGCTAATATCAAATCAGCTAAGAAACGCGCCGTACAGTCTGAAAAGCGTCGCAAGCATAACGCAAGCCGTCGCTCCATGATGCGCACTTTCATCAAGAAAGTATACGCGGCGATCGCCACTGGCGATAAAGAAGCAGCACTGAAAGCGTTTAATGAAATGCAACCGATCGTGGATCGTCAGGCGAGCAAGGGCTTGATTCACAAGAACAAGGCTGCACGTCATAAGTCAAACCTGATCGCTCAGATCAACGCTTTGCAATAA
- the ribF gene encoding bifunctional riboflavin kinase/FAD synthetase — translation MQLIRGIHNLQARHHGCVLTIGNFDGVHRGHQALLERLKQEGQKRGLPVMVMIFEPQPQELFGGENAPARLTRLRDKVKYLSQAGVDYLLCVKFDAAFAAHYAHTFISDLLVDKLGVKFLVVGDDFRFGAGRKGDFLLLQKAGVELGFEVISTESFCNGGKRVSSTAVREALRQDDLALAEALLGHPFSISGRVVHGNALGRTIGFPTANVPLKRKVSPVSGVYAVSVYGLGDEPIPGVANIGTRPTITGDKFQQLEVHLLDVTLDLYGRHIDVVMRKKLRNEQRFASLDALKQQIANDEVAAREFFGLKAPV, via the coding sequence ATGCAGCTAATACGCGGTATACACAATCTTCAAGCGCGCCATCATGGCTGTGTGCTTACTATTGGTAATTTCGACGGTGTCCACCGCGGGCATCAGGCGCTGCTCGAACGCCTGAAACAGGAAGGGCAGAAGCGCGGACTGCCGGTCATGGTCATGATTTTCGAACCCCAACCGCAGGAGCTGTTCGGCGGCGAAAACGCCCCGGCGCGGCTGACGCGGCTGCGGGACAAGGTCAAATACCTGTCGCAGGCCGGGGTGGATTACCTTCTGTGCGTGAAGTTCGACGCCGCCTTCGCCGCCCATTACGCCCATACCTTTATTTCTGATCTGCTGGTGGACAAGCTGGGCGTGAAATTCCTGGTGGTGGGGGATGACTTCCGCTTTGGCGCTGGTCGCAAAGGGGATTTCCTGTTATTACAGAAAGCGGGCGTCGAGCTGGGCTTTGAGGTCATCAGCACGGAATCGTTCTGCAATGGTGGAAAACGCGTGAGCAGCACAGCGGTGCGGGAAGCGCTCAGGCAGGACGATCTGGCGCTGGCCGAAGCCCTATTGGGTCATCCGTTCAGCATCTCCGGACGGGTGGTGCATGGCAATGCGCTCGGCCGCACGATAGGTTTTCCCACGGCGAATGTACCGTTGAAACGCAAGGTATCGCCGGTCAGCGGCGTGTACGCCGTGAGCGTCTATGGGCTGGGCGATGAGCCCATTCCCGGCGTGGCTAACATCGGAACGCGCCCGACAATCACCGGCGATAAGTTCCAGCAGTTGGAAGTACACCTGCTGGACGTCACGTTGGATCTGTATGGCCGTCATATAGATGTGGTCATGCGCAAAAAACTACGTAATGAACAGCGATTTGCTTCGCTTGATGCGCTGAAGCAGCAGATTGCTAATGATGAGGTGGCGGCCCGTGAGTTCTTTGGGCTAAAGGCACCGGTTTAA
- the ileS gene encoding isoleucine--tRNA ligase: MSDYKTTLNLPETGFPMRGDLAKREPGMLKRWYDQDLYGIIRSAKQGKKPFILHDGPPYANGNIHIGHSVNKILKDIIIKSKGLSGYDSPYIPGWDCHGLPIELKVEQLVGKPGEKVSAAEFRQECRKYAAEQVAGQKKDFIRLGVLGEWDHPYLTMDFDTEANIIRALGKIIANGHLHKGAKPVHWCADCGSALAEAEVEYYDKTSPSIDVAFSAVDRSAVAAKFGVSADAVDGTISLVIWTTTPWTLPANRAISLNAEFIYQLVQVDGQALILAADLVESIVRRLGVSEWKVLGECQGDALELMRFNHPFMGFDVPAILGDHVTLDAGTGAVHTAGGHGPDDYVISQKYQLEIANPVGPDGCYLPGTFPSLDGLFVFKANDTVIEMLRERDVLLHVEKLLHSYPCCWRHKTPIIFRATPQWFISMDQKGLRRQSLSEIKSVQWIPDWGQARIETMVANRPDWCISRQRTWGVPMSLFVHKDTEELHPRSVELMEAVAKCVEQDGIQAWWDLDPAELLGEDAANYVKVTDTLDVWFDSGSTHASVVDVRPEFGGHAADMYLEGSDQHRGWFMSSLMISTAIKGKAPYRQVLTHGFTVDGQGRKMSKSIGNTVSPQDVMDKLGADILRLWIGSTDYSGEIAVSDEILKRSADAYRRIRNTARFLLANLNGFDPALHSVAPRDMVVLDRWAVGCAKAAQEEILDAYENYDFHRVVQRLMQFCSIEMGSFYLDIIKDRQYTAKSDSVARRSCQTALFHIAEALVRWMAPILSFTADEIWAYLPGERAQYVFTEEWYDGLFGLDGHESMNETFWAEMLQIRSEVNKVIEQARNDKHIRGSLEAAVTLYADSALTEKLNQLQPELHFALLTSKATIVSYDDAPADAQPTELSGLKIVLDKADGEKCPRCWHFETDIGTDSEHPEVCGRCATNVGGAGEVRKFV; the protein is encoded by the coding sequence ATGAGTGACTATAAAACTACCCTGAATTTGCCGGAAACAGGGTTCCCGATGCGTGGCGATCTCGCCAAGCGCGAGCCAGGTATGCTGAAACGGTGGTACGATCAGGATCTGTACGGGATTATTCGCAGCGCCAAGCAAGGTAAGAAACCTTTTATCCTGCACGATGGCCCCCCTTACGCCAACGGCAATATTCACATTGGTCACTCGGTTAACAAGATTCTTAAAGACATTATTATCAAGTCCAAAGGGCTTTCCGGCTATGACTCGCCCTATATTCCAGGCTGGGATTGCCATGGTTTGCCTATCGAGCTGAAAGTTGAACAGCTGGTCGGTAAGCCGGGCGAAAAGGTCAGCGCAGCAGAGTTCCGTCAGGAGTGCCGTAAGTACGCGGCAGAACAGGTCGCCGGGCAGAAAAAAGACTTCATTCGTCTGGGCGTGCTGGGAGAGTGGGATCATCCTTATTTGACGATGGACTTCGACACCGAAGCCAACATTATCCGCGCGCTGGGCAAAATCATCGCTAACGGTCACCTGCACAAAGGCGCGAAGCCAGTGCACTGGTGCGCCGATTGCGGTTCCGCTCTGGCGGAAGCGGAAGTGGAATACTACGACAAAACCTCTCCTTCTATTGATGTCGCTTTCAGCGCGGTCGACCGTTCCGCCGTGGCGGCGAAGTTCGGCGTCTCTGCCGATGCGGTAGACGGCACTATCTCTCTGGTGATTTGGACCACCACCCCGTGGACCCTACCGGCTAACCGTGCTATTTCCTTGAATGCGGAATTCATTTACCAGTTGGTGCAGGTCGACGGGCAGGCGCTGATTCTGGCGGCGGATCTGGTCGAAAGCATCGTGCGGCGTCTGGGCGTTTCCGAATGGAAGGTGCTGGGCGAATGCCAGGGCGATGCGCTGGAGCTGATGCGCTTCAATCACCCGTTCATGGGCTTCGATGTTCCGGCTATTCTGGGCGATCACGTCACGCTGGACGCGGGTACGGGCGCGGTCCACACCGCGGGCGGCCACGGTCCGGACGACTACGTCATCAGCCAGAAGTACCAGTTGGAAATCGCCAACCCGGTAGGGCCAGACGGCTGCTATCTCCCGGGCACCTTCCCGAGTCTGGACGGCCTGTTCGTCTTCAAGGCCAACGACACAGTCATTGAGATGCTGCGCGAACGCGACGTGCTGCTGCACGTTGAAAAACTGCTGCACAGCTATCCTTGCTGCTGGCGTCACAAAACGCCGATTATCTTCCGTGCGACGCCGCAGTGGTTCATCAGCATGGATCAGAAAGGGCTGCGTCGGCAGTCGCTGTCCGAAATCAAAAGCGTGCAGTGGATCCCGGACTGGGGACAGGCGCGGATCGAAACGATGGTCGCCAACCGCCCAGACTGGTGTATTTCCCGTCAGCGTACCTGGGGCGTGCCGATGTCGCTGTTCGTGCACAAAGACACCGAAGAGCTGCATCCGCGTAGCGTGGAACTGATGGAAGCCGTTGCGAAATGCGTTGAGCAGGATGGCATTCAGGCATGGTGGGATCTGGACCCGGCGGAGCTGCTGGGCGAAGACGCCGCCAACTACGTCAAAGTGACTGATACGCTGGACGTTTGGTTTGATTCCGGTTCTACCCACGCGTCAGTTGTCGACGTGCGCCCCGAATTCGGCGGTCACGCGGCCGACATGTATCTGGAAGGTTCCGACCAGCATCGCGGCTGGTTCATGTCTTCTCTGATGATCTCTACCGCCATCAAAGGTAAAGCGCCGTATCGCCAGGTGCTGACCCACGGCTTCACCGTCGATGGACAGGGGCGCAAAATGTCCAAGTCCATCGGCAACACGGTCAGCCCGCAGGACGTGATGGATAAACTGGGTGCCGACATTCTGCGCCTATGGATCGGTTCCACCGACTACTCCGGCGAGATCGCGGTGTCCGATGAAATCCTGAAACGTTCCGCCGACGCCTATCGCCGTATTCGTAACACTGCCCGCTTCCTGCTGGCGAACCTGAACGGTTTCGATCCGGCGCTGCACAGCGTGGCGCCTCGGGATATGGTCGTGCTGGATCGCTGGGCGGTCGGTTGCGCGAAAGCGGCGCAGGAAGAGATTCTGGATGCGTATGAAAACTACGACTTCCACCGCGTCGTGCAGCGCCTAATGCAGTTCTGCTCGATCGAAATGGGATCGTTCTACCTCGATATCATCAAAGATCGCCAGTACACCGCCAAGAGCGACAGCGTCGCGCGCCGTAGCTGCCAGACGGCGCTGTTCCACATTGCTGAAGCGCTGGTGCGCTGGATGGCGCCGATCCTCTCCTTTACTGCGGATGAGATCTGGGCTTACCTGCCGGGCGAACGCGCGCAATACGTCTTTACCGAAGAGTGGTATGACGGCCTGTTCGGACTTGACGGTCATGAAAGCATGAATGAGACTTTCTGGGCTGAAATGCTGCAAATCCGCAGTGAAGTGAACAAGGTCATCGAACAGGCGCGTAACGACAAGCACATCCGTGGTTCTCTGGAAGCGGCTGTCACGCTGTATGCGGATAGCGCACTGACTGAGAAGCTGAATCAGTTGCAGCCTGAGCTGCATTTCGCACTGTTGACCTCGAAAGCGACCATCGTGTCTTACGACGATGCGCCTGCGGATGCTCAGCCGACGGAATTATCAGGGCTGAAAATTGTCCTTGATAAGGCTGACGGCGAGAAATGTCCGCGCTGCTGGCATTTTGAAACGGATATCGGGACTGACTCCGAGCATCCTGAAGTGTGCGGTCGCTGTGCTACCAATGTCGGTGGCGCGGGCGAAGTGCGTAAATTCGTCTAA
- the lspA gene encoding signal peptidase II, with amino-acid sequence MRHVMKSTGLRWLWLALVVLVVDLGSKQWVMTHFQLGESLPLIPFFNLTYAHNPGAAFSFLADKDGWQRWFFAVIALAITAALLVLMYRSSASQKLNNIAYAMIIGGAVGNLTDRLVHGYVIDFLDFYINDWHYPTFNIADVGICIGALLIVLEGFFVSPEKKKAEGK; translated from the coding sequence ATGAGACATGTTATGAAATCAACGGGATTGCGCTGGCTTTGGCTGGCGCTGGTAGTGCTGGTAGTCGATCTGGGCAGCAAGCAATGGGTCATGACCCACTTTCAGTTGGGTGAGTCGCTGCCGCTGATCCCCTTCTTTAATCTAACCTATGCCCATAATCCGGGCGCGGCGTTCAGTTTTCTGGCCGACAAAGACGGCTGGCAGCGTTGGTTCTTTGCGGTGATTGCGCTGGCGATTACCGCCGCTCTGCTGGTACTGATGTACCGCTCCAGCGCTAGTCAGAAGTTGAATAACATTGCTTACGCCATGATTATCGGCGGCGCGGTAGGTAACCTGACCGATCGCTTGGTTCATGGGTATGTGATTGACTTTCTTGATTTTTATATCAATGACTGGCATTACCCCACCTTCAATATCGCCGATGTAGGCATTTGTATCGGAGCATTGCTGATTGTGCTTGAAGGCTTTTTCGTGTCCCCTGAGAAGAAAAAAGCCGAAGGTAAATAG
- the fkpB gene encoding FKBP-type peptidyl-prolyl cis-trans isomerase, producing the protein MSDRVQNHSAVLVHFTLTLEDGSVAESTQRSGKPALFRLGDGSLSPELEQQLLGLQVGDKRRFSLPPESAFGDANPDLIQFFLRRDFAEIGVPDVGTIMLFSGVGGQDMPGIIQKVAEESVTVDFNHPLAGHTITLDIDVQAIDPPSQEEKHENLAG; encoded by the coding sequence ATGTCCGACCGTGTTCAGAACCACAGTGCCGTACTGGTGCATTTCACGTTGACGCTGGAGGACGGGTCTGTGGCGGAAAGCACTCAGCGCAGCGGCAAGCCGGCGCTGTTCCGGCTGGGGGATGGCAGTTTGTCCCCCGAGCTGGAGCAGCAGCTGTTGGGGCTTCAGGTAGGCGATAAACGTCGCTTTAGCCTGCCGCCCGAGTCTGCTTTCGGCGACGCCAATCCCGATTTGATCCAGTTCTTCCTGCGACGCGACTTCGCCGAAATCGGCGTGCCCGATGTCGGGACGATCATGCTGTTCAGCGGCGTCGGCGGTCAGGATATGCCGGGTATTATTCAGAAAGTGGCGGAAGAGTCCGTCACCGTCGATTTCAACCATCCGTTGGCTGGACATACCATCACGTTAGACATCGACGTGCAGGCTATCGATCCCCCGTCACAGGAAGAGAAGCATGAAAATCTTGCTGGCTAA
- the ispH gene encoding 4-hydroxy-3-methylbut-2-enyl diphosphate reductase produces the protein MKILLANPRGFCAGVDRAISIVERALEIYGAPIYVRHEVVHNRFVVNGLRERGAIFIEQIDEVPDGAILIFSAHGVSQAVRAEAKSRDLSVFDATCPLVTKVHMEVARASRKGMEAILIGHAGHPEVEGTMGQYSNPAGGMYLVESPEDVFALQVKHEDHLCFMTQTTLSVDDTYAVIDALRARFPKIVGPRKDDICYATTNRQEAVRHLSSEADVVLVVGSKNSSNSNRLAELAQRVGKRSYLIDSADDIQESWFKNAACVGVTAGASAPDVLVQEVVQRLRSLGGEVAHEMVGREENIVFEVPKELRVEVKQVD, from the coding sequence ATGAAAATCTTGCTGGCTAACCCCCGCGGGTTCTGCGCGGGCGTGGACCGCGCCATCAGCATCGTGGAACGCGCGCTGGAGATTTACGGCGCGCCGATTTACGTGCGTCATGAAGTGGTGCATAACCGCTTTGTCGTTAACGGCCTGCGGGAGCGCGGCGCGATTTTTATCGAGCAAATTGATGAAGTGCCGGACGGCGCTATCCTGATTTTCTCGGCGCACGGCGTCTCACAGGCGGTGCGGGCAGAGGCCAAAAGCCGCGATTTGAGCGTGTTCGACGCGACCTGCCCGCTGGTTACCAAGGTGCATATGGAAGTCGCACGCGCCAGCCGGAAAGGGATGGAAGCGATTCTGATCGGCCACGCGGGTCATCCCGAAGTGGAAGGCACCATGGGGCAGTACAGCAACCCAGCGGGCGGAATGTATCTGGTCGAAAGCCCGGAAGACGTGTTTGCACTGCAGGTTAAGCATGAAGACCATCTGTGCTTCATGACGCAAACCACCTTGTCCGTCGACGACACCTATGCGGTGATTGATGCCCTGAGGGCGCGTTTTCCCAAGATCGTCGGGCCGCGTAAGGACGACATCTGCTATGCGACGACCAACCGGCAGGAGGCCGTGCGTCATTTGTCCAGCGAAGCGGACGTTGTACTGGTGGTCGGATCGAAAAACTCTTCCAACTCGAACCGCCTGGCGGAGCTGGCTCAGCGCGTCGGAAAACGCTCTTATCTTATTGATTCGGCAGACGATATTCAGGAATCCTGGTTTAAAAATGCGGCCTGTGTAGGCGTCACGGCCGGTGCATCGGCCCCTGATGTTCTGGTGCAGGAGGTAGTACAGCGTCTCCGGTCGCTGGGCGGCGAAGTCGCGCACGAGATGGTGGGTCGCGAGGAAAATATCGTGTTTGAGGTGCCGAAAGAGTTGCGCGTTGAAGTTAAACAGGTCGACTAA
- the dapB gene encoding 4-hydroxy-tetrahydrodipicolinate reductase translates to MKDSSIRIAIAGAGGRMGRQLIQAVDHVDGAVMGAALEREGSTLVGSDAGELAGLGKQNVVVSASLDAVKDDFDVLIDFTRPEGTLAHLAFCRQHAKSMIIGTTGFDDAGKAAISQAAADIGIVFAANFSVGVNVMLKLLEKAAKVMGDYTDIEIIEAHHRHKVDAPSGTALAMGESIAGALGRDLKSCAVYAREGYAGERDPKSIGFATVRAGDIVGEHTAMFADIGERVEITHKASSRMTFANGAVRAAVWLNAHKAGLYDMKDVLGLNDL, encoded by the coding sequence ATGAAGGATTCATCAATCCGTATTGCGATTGCCGGTGCTGGCGGACGCATGGGGCGTCAACTGATACAGGCGGTTGACCACGTCGACGGCGCCGTGATGGGCGCGGCCTTGGAGCGAGAGGGCTCTACGCTGGTCGGCAGCGACGCCGGCGAACTGGCCGGACTGGGAAAACAGAATGTGGTCGTTTCTGCCTCCCTCGATGCCGTAAAGGACGACTTCGACGTTTTAATCGATTTTACCCGTCCTGAAGGCACATTGGCGCATCTGGCGTTTTGTCGTCAGCACGCTAAATCCATGATTATAGGCACGACGGGCTTTGATGATGCGGGCAAAGCCGCGATTTCGCAGGCGGCCGCCGACATCGGCATCGTCTTCGCGGCCAACTTCAGCGTAGGCGTGAACGTGATGCTGAAGCTGCTGGAGAAGGCAGCGAAGGTCATGGGTGACTACACGGACATTGAAATTATTGAAGCGCATCACCGCCATAAAGTGGACGCACCGTCTGGAACGGCGCTGGCCATGGGCGAGTCTATCGCCGGCGCGCTGGGGCGCGATCTCAAAAGCTGTGCGGTCTATGCGCGTGAAGGCTACGCCGGCGAGCGAGACCCGAAAAGCATCGGTTTCGCGACCGTTCGCGCAGGCGATATCGTCGGCGAGCACACGGCGATGTTTGCAGATATCGGCGAGCGTGTAGAGATAACCCACAAGGCTTCAAGCCGAATGACCTTTGCTAATGGCGCAGTGAGAGCCGCAGTTTGGTTAAATGCGCATAAAGCAGGTCTTTATGATATGAAAGATGTGCTTGGTCTCAATGATTTATAA
- the carA gene encoding glutamine-hydrolyzing carbamoyl-phosphate synthase small subunit: MIKSALLVLEDGTQFHGRAIGAEGSAVGEVVFNTSMTGYQEILTDPSYSRQIVTLTYPHIGNVGVNASDEESSSIQAQGLIIRDLPLIASNYRSQESLSHYLQRNNIVAIADIDTRKLTRLLREKGAQNGCIIVGDTPDAALALKKAQSFPGLKGMDLAKEVTTTASYEWRQGSWTLQGDLPTAKDESELPYHVVAYDYGTKRNILRMLVDRGCRLTVVPAQTPAEEVLKLNPDGVFLSNGPGDPAPCDYAIDAIKTLLDTDIPIFGICLGHQLLALASGADTIKMKFGHHGGNHPVKDLDADRVMITAQNHGFAVDEASLPANLRVTHKSLFDGSLQGIHRTDKPAFSFQGHPEASPGPHDAAPLFDHFIELIESYRNTQ; this comes from the coding sequence TTGATCAAGTCAGCGCTATTGGTTCTGGAAGACGGAACCCAATTCCACGGTCGGGCCATTGGGGCAGAGGGATCGGCCGTGGGGGAAGTGGTCTTCAATACGTCGATGACCGGTTATCAAGAAATCCTCACTGATCCTTCCTATTCCCGCCAGATTGTTACTCTTACGTATCCTCACATTGGTAATGTCGGCGTCAACGCCAGCGACGAAGAATCTTCATCCATTCAGGCGCAAGGCCTGATTATTCGCGACCTCCCTCTCATCGCCAGCAACTACCGCAGCCAGGAAAGCCTCTCCCACTACCTTCAGCGCAATAACATTGTGGCGATTGCGGATATCGATACCCGCAAGCTGACGCGTCTGCTGAGGGAGAAAGGCGCGCAAAACGGCTGCATTATTGTAGGCGACACGCCGGATGCCGCGCTGGCGCTGAAAAAAGCGCAGTCATTCCCGGGCCTGAAAGGCATGGATCTGGCGAAAGAGGTGACGACCACCGCCAGCTACGAATGGCGTCAAGGGAGCTGGACGTTGCAGGGCGATCTGCCGACGGCCAAAGACGAAAGCGAGCTGCCTTACCATGTGGTGGCCTACGACTACGGCACCAAGCGCAACATCCTGCGCATGCTGGTGGATCGCGGCTGCCGTCTGACGGTCGTTCCGGCCCAGACGCCGGCCGAAGAGGTGCTGAAACTTAATCCAGACGGCGTGTTCTTGTCCAATGGTCCCGGCGACCCGGCACCCTGCGACTATGCCATCGACGCCATCAAAACGCTGCTGGATACCGATATCCCGATCTTCGGCATTTGCCTGGGCCACCAACTGCTGGCGCTGGCCAGCGGCGCCGACACCATCAAAATGAAATTTGGCCACCACGGCGGCAACCACCCGGTAAAAGATCTGGATGCGGACCGCGTGATGATCACCGCTCAGAACCACGGCTTTGCGGTAGACGAAGCCTCACTACCCGCGAATTTGCGCGTCACTCACAAATCGCTGTTCGACGGCTCGTTGCAGGGCATTCACCGAACCGATAAACCGGCTTTCAGCTTCCAGGGACACCCGGAAGCCAGTCCCGGTCCGCACGACGCCGCGCCGCTGTTCGACCACTTTATCGAGCTGATTGAGTCTTACCGTAATACCCAATAA